AAATAATATAGCGTAATGTGACTTTAAAGTGAAAAATATCCCTTTTTGTATATTTATATAAAATAATGAATGCTTTAAAATCCATATGAAGTTTGTTCTTAGACAATATTTTGAGAAGGCTTTACAGCCTTCTTTTTATATACTTTTACTTAAACAGAAAATGCAATCTTGAATAGTTTTATAAGGAATGATACAATAATATATACAAGTAAACTTAAAAGCTATAGAGACATTGCAAATTTTTAAGTGAGCGGCCTTTTAATTTTAACAAACAGATTAAGCTTAAAAGGAAATATGATTTAAACAAAAACAAAGGATATAGCTTTATATATGGCAAAGCTTATTGACTGAAGGAGGAAATATTATGAAGGTACAACAGCTTACAAGCGATAATTTTAAAAGCACAATAGAAAAGGCAGGCAAGCCTATTATTGTAGATTTTTATGCAGACTGGTGCGGTCCATGCAAAATGGTTTCACCTATTATGGAGCAAATTGCAGAGGAAAACCAGCACATCGGCGTATTTAAAGTAAACGTTGACGAAAACCCTACCCTTGCGGCAGAATTTTCCGTTATGAGCATACCTACAATCATATCCTTTAAGGATAATAATATGTATAAAAAAATTATAGGCGCAAGGCCTAAAGAGGATATTCTTGATCTTGTAAGATAATATGTATTTCGGGTTTTCACAGGGAGCTTGCTTATGAATAATAAACAAACCAAGACGGCAGGGATTTTTATTCTGGTGACTTTCTTAATCGCTCTTATGGTATTCATAGGTTATCTCTATTATACCAATAAGAATACGGTTGTATATTTTAATCCCAATAAGAGACACGCTGCTGAAAAGCTATATTATAATATTATGAATAGGAATCTGGAGACGGATTATCCTGCAAGTCCAGAGGACGTTATGGAGTATAATTTAAATATAATACAGCTTATTTACGGTAATATGATTGTGGAGGAAAGTCTTTATGAAAATGTGATCCTCCAGCAGAGGAAACTTTTTGCCAAGTCACTTCTGGAGCAAAATACGCTGGAACAGCAGACTGAGGTAATAAAAACGGCGGTCAGCTTGCTTAAAGAGCAGCAATTAAGCAGCTATAACATATCTCAGCTTCCTACAATCTTTAACCCTCATGATAATGATTTCTGCTATATTAGGGTAAAACAGCAGCTTAATAACGGAGAGGATTTCTACTGGGAATATTCCTTAGAAAAAAACAAAGAAACAGACCGTTGGGAAATTGTTCTTTGGACATTAACCGACGAATATTATAATCCCATTTCCGAAAACGGAGAGCTTCCGGCAGGAAAATCATAAAAATTCAAAAGGCCAATTTATCGGCCTTTTATTTTTGGATTTTGACAGAAGCGCTTTATCATTAATTTGATTTTATTTATAAGCGGCATAAAAATAAGAGAAAAGCAGTGGGCAATAACTAATGCCAGCCTTTATTGCTCCTTTTTTCATAGAAAGAAAGAGCAATTTGTATAAAAGCATTTATTATGAGATATATCATGAAGGCAACAATAAACGGAAGGACGGAATTGGTTCTGCTTACGGCAACTTTAGCATAGTGAAGCACTTCAGGGACGGCTATGGCAAACATCAGTGACGTATCCTTAACTAAAGTGATTGCTTCATTTGTTATGGAAGGGATAACGACTCTTATCATCTGAGGTATTATTATAAACTTAAGGGTTTGATAATGATTAAGCCCCAAAGACCTTGCCGCCTCGTATTGGCCTATATCTACGGATAAAAGCCCTCCTCTGAATATTTCAGAAAAATAGGCGGCGTAATTGATGGAGAAGCCTATCGCCGCAGAAGTAAAGCCCGATAGGATAAAATGCTTTCCAATCACAGGTATGTAAGGCAGGCCAAAATATATAAAGAAAAGCTGGAGCATAAGAGGCGTACCCCTTATTACGCATATGAAAGCTTTGCAGAACCACTGTACGAACTTTAAGGAGCTCTGCATAAGCATTGTAATAAGAAAACCGAGAGGAATGGATA
This is a stretch of genomic DNA from Anaeropeptidivorans aminofermentans. It encodes these proteins:
- the trxA gene encoding thioredoxin, whose product is MKVQQLTSDNFKSTIEKAGKPIIVDFYADWCGPCKMVSPIMEQIAEENQHIGVFKVNVDENPTLAAEFSVMSIPTIISFKDNNMYKKIIGARPKEDILDLVR
- a CDS encoding DUF6715 family protein, producing MNNKQTKTAGIFILVTFLIALMVFIGYLYYTNKNTVVYFNPNKRHAAEKLYYNIMNRNLETDYPASPEDVMEYNLNIIQLIYGNMIVEESLYENVILQQRKLFAKSLLEQNTLEQQTEVIKTAVSLLKEQQLSSYNISQLPTIFNPHDNDFCYIRVKQQLNNGEDFYWEYSLEKNKETDRWEIVLWTLTDEYYNPISENGELPAGKS
- a CDS encoding amino acid ABC transporter permease, coding for MLNEIPSIFFALIQGLKAVAGLFLIVIIVSIPLGFLITMLMQSSLKFVQWFCKAFICVIRGTPLMLQLFFIYFGLPYIPVIGKHFILSGFTSAAIGFSINYAAYFSEIFRGGLLSVDIGQYEAARSLGLNHYQTLKFIIIPQMIRVVIPSITNEAITLVKDTSLMFAIAVPEVLHYAKVAVSRTNSVLPFIVAFMIYLIINAFIQIALSFYEKRSNKGWH